Proteins co-encoded in one Haloarcula pelagica genomic window:
- a CDS encoding GNAT family N-acetyltransferase: MEFELLGWPEEGPTLRLDHEQFAYAGKFVMSSTGKAVCRDGSLVGAAAFDPDRTDPETLCIRYVTVRKDRRGEGIGPQLLAFVRERAAERGFDRVTIGVNNPFSYQAAYRAGFCFTGAEQGLGELELEWPGDRSTARYQAGLDRFRARDLSDAEREFLREKRDTAPPRLDG, translated from the coding sequence ATGGAGTTCGAACTGCTCGGGTGGCCCGAGGAAGGGCCGACGCTCCGGTTGGACCACGAGCAGTTCGCCTACGCGGGGAAGTTCGTAATGAGTTCCACGGGGAAGGCCGTCTGCCGGGACGGCTCGTTGGTCGGCGCCGCCGCGTTCGATCCGGACCGGACCGACCCGGAGACGCTCTGTATTCGGTACGTCACCGTCCGGAAGGACAGACGCGGGGAGGGGATCGGCCCACAGTTGCTCGCGTTCGTCCGCGAGCGGGCGGCCGAGCGAGGCTTCGATCGAGTCACGATCGGAGTCAACAACCCCTTCTCGTACCAGGCGGCCTATCGTGCCGGCTTCTGTTTTACCGGGGCCGAACAGGGACTTGGTGAACTGGAACTGGAGTGGCCCGGCGACCGCAGCACAGCGCGGTACCAGGCGGGACTGGACCGGTTCCGCGCGCGGGACCTCTCTGACGCCGAGCGCGAGTTCCTCCGGGAGAAACGCGACACGGCGCCACCACGACTCGACGGGTGA
- a CDS encoding DUF3054 domain-containing protein, with protein MSVSTVGERRIELSSTTGLLALGDVVAITLFVAVGEYTHGYDPLVDVGRVAGTLAPFLLGWVLVAGVSGLYTRSSIRSVRGALGRTFLAWVLAVVIAQALRATNLFHGNAAVTFALVSIGVGGIVLCLWRSVATLLVEQ; from the coding sequence ATGAGCGTCTCGACGGTCGGTGAGCGTCGCATCGAACTCTCGTCGACGACGGGCCTGCTGGCACTGGGCGATGTCGTAGCGATCACGCTGTTCGTCGCCGTCGGGGAGTACACGCACGGCTACGATCCGCTGGTCGACGTGGGGAGAGTCGCCGGGACACTCGCACCGTTCCTGCTCGGCTGGGTCCTGGTCGCCGGTGTCAGCGGGCTCTACACCCGGTCGTCGATCCGTTCGGTCCGTGGTGCGCTCGGACGGACGTTCCTCGCGTGGGTCCTCGCGGTCGTGATCGCACAGGCGCTTCGAGCGACGAACCTGTTTCACGGGAACGCCGCGGTGACGTTCGCGCTCGTCTCGATCGGTGTCGGTGGGATCGTGCTCTGTCTCTGGCGCAGTGTCGCGACGCTCCTCGTCGAGCAGTAG
- a CDS encoding CAP domain-containing protein: MVNKAAFGVGVIVLLAAVGIGVLIGMQIGGASGTGLATPGEETATPTSERTAIPTATTTPTATGTPTPTATAQYTDVPARTFNEQNVSEYILQYLNERRQAAGLDTLSASGSTSDRLHRMAERHSDAMAREGRVIHTIDGQSSADRYRDNNLYGRCEMRSAGGGYIESADNNRFEAIGHTVAGQPYTDDGQRRFHGNDSQVARALVTNWNDSDIYHDRLTLENANRVGIGVEVTNTGNVYATVNVCS; this comes from the coding sequence ATGGTGAACAAAGCTGCGTTCGGGGTCGGTGTCATCGTCCTCCTGGCTGCCGTCGGTATCGGCGTCCTCATCGGGATGCAGATCGGCGGCGCGTCCGGAACCGGTCTGGCGACGCCCGGCGAGGAGACGGCGACACCGACGAGCGAGCGCACGGCGATCCCCACGGCCACGACGACACCCACGGCGACCGGGACACCGACGCCGACCGCGACTGCACAGTACACCGACGTTCCCGCACGCACGTTCAACGAGCAGAACGTCTCGGAGTACATCCTCCAGTACCTCAACGAACGGCGACAGGCAGCGGGGCTCGACACCCTCTCTGCCAGCGGCTCCACCTCCGACCGGCTCCATCGGATGGCCGAGCGCCACAGCGACGCCATGGCCCGCGAAGGGCGGGTCATCCACACGATCGACGGCCAGTCCAGCGCCGACCGGTACCGCGACAACAACCTCTACGGGCGCTGTGAGATGCGGTCGGCCGGCGGCGGGTACATCGAGTCCGCCGACAACAACCGGTTCGAGGCGATCGGACACACCGTCGCCGGGCAACCCTACACCGACGACGGCCAGCGCCGGTTCCACGGCAACGACAGCCAGGTCGCCCGCGCACTCGTCACGAACTGGAACGACTCGGACATCTACCACGATCGGCTGACGCTGGAGAACGCGAACCGCGTCGGGATCGGCGTGGAGGTCACGAACACGGGGAACGTCTACGCGACGGTCAACGTCTGTAGCTGA
- the srp19 gene encoding signal recognition particle subunit SRP19, whose protein sequence is MVENVIWPAAFDAGCSRSEGRRVPLDLAVEEPTVDEIAKAVQQVGYDAVIEREKTYPREYEQRGCVVVKDADDATKSDLLGAVAAYLQVLRE, encoded by the coding sequence ATGGTCGAAAACGTCATCTGGCCGGCTGCGTTCGACGCCGGCTGCTCCCGCAGCGAGGGCCGTCGCGTCCCGCTCGATCTCGCCGTCGAGGAACCGACTGTCGACGAGATCGCGAAGGCGGTCCAGCAGGTCGGGTACGACGCCGTGATCGAACGGGAGAAGACGTATCCCCGCGAGTACGAACAGCGCGGCTGTGTCGTCGTCAAGGACGCGGACGACGCGACCAAGAGCGATCTGCTCGGCGCAGTCGCCGCCTACCTCCAGGTTCTCCGGGAATGA
- a CDS encoding presenilin family intramembrane aspartyl protease PSH, translating to MDTRWRVAAGCGLIALIFLFVQLGSLALVEPFKSAGYQAVEDPSDPANSVLYIVGILVATAVMLLAFRYDAEQFIRGLIVLSGAWLSLYVFRVLVPPVVTAGGVNVLAVGCSVLLGLGLLLYPEWYVVDAAGAVMGAAAAGLFGISFGIFPAIVLLTVLAVYDAISVYGTEHMLTLASGVMDLKVPVVLVIPLTLSYSFLEASTPDPTATAEESEPNAEAPGADVTDTDESATSADDEGGSGPLDRDALFIGLGDAVIPTVLVASAAFFAPEGVRTVLGVPLPAMTAMVGTFVGLTVLLWMVLKGRAHAGLPLLNGGTIAGYILGAATVGIGLVEALGLGPYL from the coding sequence ATGGATACGCGCTGGCGTGTCGCCGCTGGCTGTGGACTTATCGCCCTCATCTTCCTGTTCGTCCAACTCGGTTCGCTGGCACTGGTCGAACCGTTCAAGTCGGCCGGCTACCAGGCCGTCGAGGACCCGTCGGACCCGGCCAACAGCGTCCTCTACATCGTCGGAATCTTGGTCGCGACGGCAGTGATGTTACTGGCGTTTCGCTACGACGCCGAGCAGTTCATCCGCGGCCTGATCGTCCTCTCGGGCGCGTGGCTCTCGCTGTACGTCTTCCGCGTGCTCGTCCCGCCGGTCGTGACTGCCGGCGGGGTCAACGTCCTCGCAGTCGGCTGCTCGGTCCTCCTCGGTCTCGGGTTGCTCCTCTACCCCGAGTGGTACGTCGTCGACGCGGCGGGTGCCGTGATGGGCGCGGCGGCGGCCGGGCTGTTCGGGATCAGCTTCGGTATCTTCCCCGCCATCGTGTTGCTGACGGTGCTCGCGGTCTACGACGCCATCAGCGTCTACGGGACCGAACACATGCTGACACTCGCGTCCGGCGTGATGGACCTCAAGGTCCCGGTCGTCCTGGTGATCCCGCTCACGCTTTCGTACTCCTTCCTGGAGGCGTCGACACCTGATCCCACAGCGACGGCCGAGGAGAGCGAACCGAACGCCGAGGCGCCCGGAGCCGACGTGACAGACACGGACGAGTCCGCAACGTCGGCCGACGACGAAGGAGGATCGGGACCGCTCGACCGGGACGCGCTGTTTATCGGGCTCGGCGACGCAGTCATCCCGACCGTGCTGGTCGCCAGTGCGGCGTTTTTCGCGCCGGAGGGCGTTCGGACGGTGCTCGGCGTGCCCCTCCCGGCGATGACGGCGATGGTCGGGACGTTCGTCGGACTGACCGTCCTCCTCTGGATGGTACTGAAAGGTCGTGCGCACGCCGGCCTCCCGCTGTTGAACGGCGGGACGATCGCCGGCTACATCCTCGGGGCCGCGACCGTTGGGATCGGCCTCGTCGAGGCGCTCGGGCTCGGGCCGTACCTCTAA
- a CDS encoding MaoC/PaaZ C-terminal domain-containing protein: protein MEYFEALDVGQTASFGAYDVTAAEITSFAGQYDPQPFHTDETAAAESMFGGLVASGWHTAAMTMRLLVDNYLADSGAMGALGVDDLRWPAPVRPGDTLSVTTEIVEKADFDDSRGRVATRVTTTTDEDVTVLSMVGQILWRRRE from the coding sequence ATGGAGTACTTCGAAGCGCTCGATGTCGGGCAGACAGCGTCGTTCGGTGCCTACGACGTGACCGCGGCGGAGATCACGTCGTTCGCCGGCCAGTACGATCCACAGCCGTTCCACACCGACGAGACGGCGGCAGCGGAATCGATGTTCGGCGGCCTCGTCGCCAGCGGCTGGCACACCGCCGCGATGACGATGCGTCTGCTCGTGGACAACTACCTCGCCGACTCCGGCGCGATGGGGGCACTCGGCGTCGACGACCTCCGGTGGCCCGCACCCGTCCGACCGGGCGACACGCTCTCGGTGACGACCGAGATCGTAGAGAAAGCCGACTTCGACGACAGCCGTGGCCGCGTCGCGACACGGGTGACGACGACCACCGACGAGGACGTGACCGTCCTCTCGATGGTGGGACAGATCCTCTGGCGACGGAGGGAGTGA
- a CDS encoding H/ACA ribonucleoprotein complex subunit GAR1 produces MRRVGEVVRVAQGLAVVRSPDESYADLGTEVLDEQLETVGTVVDVFGPVERPYVAVSPADGVHLPGLVGTAVYAH; encoded by the coding sequence ATGAGACGCGTCGGCGAGGTCGTCCGCGTCGCACAGGGGTTGGCGGTCGTACGGTCGCCCGACGAGAGCTACGCCGACCTCGGGACCGAGGTCCTCGACGAGCAACTGGAAACCGTCGGAACGGTCGTCGACGTGTTCGGCCCGGTCGAACGGCCGTACGTCGCCGTCTCGCCGGCCGACGGGGTCCACCTTCCCGGCCTGGTCGGGACGGCAGTATACGCCCACTAA
- a CDS encoding DUF7331 family protein, with product MSTNATDDTSEAASEEESRRYAELHIGDEEFVVYDRENHQAWIQSTLSLDVAELR from the coding sequence ATGAGTACGAACGCCACGGACGACACGAGTGAGGCTGCTTCCGAGGAGGAGAGCCGTCGGTACGCGGAGCTACACATCGGCGACGAAGAGTTCGTCGTCTACGACCGAGAGAACCACCAGGCGTGGATTCAGTCCACACTCTCGCTCGACGTAGCCGAACTCCGATAG
- a CDS encoding ornithine cyclodeaminase family protein translates to MTADSSALSLTSEETRGLATPAAYVDAVRDGYRQRGEGAPAEPRTTLFNDDPSGMLTGYLAILPETGAMGGYTYAAGFRGRDAHFALPIFDADSGAPLAVIDGAAMNPLKTGAAGAVGVDALARRDISDLAVIGSGPQARGQILATATVREFDRVEVYSPTSQHREQFAAEMNERLDATVAAVASSAAAVEGADVVVTATDASEPVFDGDLLEPGTHVTAMGSYHPEHRELDTKTIERAVYVPDLRERIHRDAGAFIAAREEGAIDDDHVHAELGEVVAGSAAGRSTPDDITVFDSGGTAIETVAAGKLLYDRAREAGLGTEIEFSPASAAFET, encoded by the coding sequence ATGACTGCTGACTCCAGCGCCCTCTCACTGACGAGCGAGGAGACCCGCGGGCTCGCCACGCCGGCAGCGTACGTCGACGCCGTCCGGGACGGCTACCGCCAGCGCGGCGAAGGCGCCCCGGCGGAACCCAGAACCACGCTGTTCAACGACGATCCGAGCGGCATGCTCACGGGGTATCTGGCGATCCTCCCGGAGACCGGGGCGATGGGTGGATACACCTACGCGGCCGGGTTCCGGGGGCGCGACGCCCACTTCGCGCTCCCGATCTTCGACGCCGACAGCGGCGCCCCGCTCGCAGTGATCGACGGCGCGGCGATGAACCCGCTCAAGACCGGTGCCGCCGGTGCCGTCGGCGTGGACGCGCTCGCACGGCGGGACATCTCCGACCTGGCCGTCATCGGGAGCGGGCCACAGGCCCGCGGGCAGATCCTGGCGACGGCGACGGTCCGGGAGTTCGACCGAGTGGAAGTGTACTCGCCAACCTCCCAACACCGCGAACAGTTCGCCGCCGAGATGAACGAACGACTCGACGCGACCGTCGCCGCCGTCGCGAGTTCCGCCGCTGCGGTCGAGGGGGCCGATGTCGTCGTCACTGCGACCGACGCGTCCGAACCAGTCTTCGACGGCGATCTACTCGAACCCGGGACCCACGTCACGGCGATGGGGTCGTACCACCCCGAACACCGCGAACTCGACACGAAGACGATCGAACGCGCGGTCTACGTGCCCGACCTCCGCGAGCGCATCCACCGCGACGCCGGTGCGTTCATCGCGGCCCGCGAAGAGGGCGCGATCGACGACGACCACGTCCACGCCGAACTGGGCGAAGTGGTCGCGGGCTCGGCCGCCGGCCGGTCCACGCCGGACGACATCACCGTCTTCGACTCGGGTGGGACGGCTATCGAGACGGTGGCTGCCGGAAAACTGCTGTACGATCGCGCACGCGAGGCAGGGCTGGGCACGGAGATCGAGTTCTCGCCCGCGAGCGCGGCGTTCGAGACGTAG
- the coxB gene encoding cytochrome c oxidase subunit II — translation MTRKRAGLAALFGVALLAVIAEPAAAQTADSTTENLIWGLNQNLLYVALPITVLVEGILIYTVWRFRKKEEPLPTMENRRLEITWTVATAIILLFVGVASYQVMASPYVTAEAGSGADLPEETEHIEVQAYRYGWSFYYNGSSFQNDAATTSTTTLRIPANQDVVLRVTSRDWLHAFHAPGLGLKSDAFPGQYNRLRTHVNNPGTYQLYCAEYCGSGHSQMLGEIVVMPQDEYEQWLADQQNDSSAS, via the coding sequence ATGACTCGGAAACGCGCAGGTCTGGCCGCCCTGTTCGGGGTCGCGTTGCTCGCCGTGATCGCCGAGCCGGCCGCCGCCCAGACCGCCGACTCGACGACGGAGAATCTCATCTGGGGACTCAACCAGAACCTCCTATACGTCGCTCTCCCGATCACCGTCCTGGTCGAGGGAATCCTGATCTACACCGTCTGGCGGTTCCGCAAGAAAGAGGAACCGCTCCCGACGATGGAGAACCGCCGCCTGGAGATCACCTGGACCGTCGCGACAGCGATCATCCTGTTGTTCGTCGGCGTGGCATCGTATCAGGTCATGGCGAGTCCGTACGTGACCGCGGAGGCGGGCAGTGGCGCCGACCTCCCCGAAGAGACCGAACACATCGAGGTGCAGGCCTATCGCTACGGCTGGTCGTTCTACTACAACGGATCGAGCTTCCAGAACGATGCGGCGACGACCTCGACCACGACACTGCGAATTCCGGCGAATCAAGACGTGGTGTTGCGTGTCACTTCGAGGGACTGGCTGCACGCGTTCCACGCACCCGGACTCGGACTGAAGTCCGACGCCTTCCCGGGACAGTACAACCGACTGCGAACCCACGTGAACAACCCCGGCACCTACCAGCTCTACTGTGCGGAGTACTGTGGGTCGGGCCACTCGCAGATGCTCGGCGAGATCGTCGTCATGCCACAGGACGAGTACGAGCAGTGGCTCGCCGACCAGCAGAACGACTCCAGCGCGAGCTGA